In Megalobrama amblycephala isolate DHTTF-2021 linkage group LG21, ASM1881202v1, whole genome shotgun sequence, the genomic stretch aATATCTTCAGGAAGGGATCTTCATCTCCAgatcccagctgtgtgtctctgaagagCAATCAATCCATGCCTCCTCCTACTAACTTCAGTGATGGAGCAGTGATCTCTGACCCCAGGTGATTATCACCATTATTTAGTGAGTTTCCTGCTGCAGTGAAACTAGTTTGAGGCacttatttataataaaataaatgtacaatgtCAGTGTTTACTTATATagataaatataatgaaatgttCAAATATGTACAGGTCTAAGCAGAAAGCAGAATTTTAGTTGTCATGGAAACAGTTACAGTATTTTCCAGAAAATAAATCACAACTGACTGTAAGTCACAACGGGTGAAAAATTACATTGTTGAGAGAGTTTCAGTGCCGTCATATTGATGATATTTAACCAATATTATTTAATCTTCACTGAAATATTTAATCGATaactgaatattaagtgtcttttaaAGCCCAAATAATCAAGACAAAACTAGGACGGGAATCTAAGAGACCAAAACTTCTACATAAGAGtccaaaacagacaaatatAAGATGCAGCACATTTCAGATGATAGAAAATGTGACTTAAATTCCAGAAAATATGTTAAAGTTTAATGTAAATATGTGGAATATAACAGGAGTCTGTTAAACTGACACTTCTCTCTTAAATGTGTTGCTGTTCCTTGCATGATTTATTGATtaacatgtttttatgtttgtattttgtttccAATCAGAGATGATCAGACTGGAGACCAGGATTCTCCTCAAGCAGTAGATGATGAAGTCCAGAGAGTCAAAGAGCAGCTCAAAACCAGCATGAAGAACAAGTATGAGAGATTATTTGAGGGACTGAACCTCCAGGAGAATGAAACTCTCCTGAACAGGATCTACACACAGCTCTACATCATAGAGGGAGAgagtgaaggagtgaatgaagaacatgaggttttacagatggagaaaacaGCCAGAACACAACACTCACAAGACACTCCAATCTactgcaatgacatctttaaagCCTCACCTGAACCAGGATGTGAGGAGAAACACCAGATCAAGACTGTTCTTACTAAAGGCATCGCTGGAATCGGAAAAAccgtctctgtgcagaagttcattctGGACTGGGCCGAGGGAAAAGCCAATCAGGATGTAGATTTCATGTTTGTGCTTCCATTTCGAGAGCTGAACTTGATCCGAGATCATCAGTACAGTCTTCACAGACTTCTGCTGGACTTTCATCCTGAACTTCAAGATCTGGACTCAAAGATTTATGAGGAGtgtaaagttgtgttcatctttgatggtctggatgaaagCAGAATGAGATTGAGGTTTTCAGGCAAAAAGAAAGTTTCTGATGTGACTGAGACTTCATCAGTGGATGTGTTGATGTCAAAGAAAGTTTCTGAAGTGACAGAGACTTCATCAGTGGGTGTGTTGATGTCAAACCTCATCAGAGGAGAcctgcttccctctgctctcatctggatcacctccagaccagcagcagccaatcagatcccaTCTGAATACATCAACCGTCTGACAGAGATTCAGGGATTCAATGAGCCTCAGAAggaggaatatttcaggaagagaatcaggGACGAGCATCAAGCCAGCAGAATCATCTCACACATCAGAAGAGCAAGAAGCCtccacatcatgtgccacatacccgtcttctgctggatctcatccACTGTGCTTCAGAAGCTCCTGAAAGAAGATCTGAGTGCAGAAATCCCTCAAACGCTGACTGAAATGTACATCCACTTCCTGCTGATCCAGATCAACATGAGGAATCAGAAGTATGAAGAGAGAGATCCAAAAAAACTCCTTAAGTCCAACAGAGAAATGATTGTAAAACTTGCTGAAGTGGCTTTCAATCAGCTGATGAAGGGCAATGTGATGTTCTATGAGGAGGACCTGATTGAGAGCGGCATAGACGTCACTGACGCCTCAGTGTATTCTGGGATCTGCACTGAGATCTTTAAGGAGGAATCTGTGATTCATCAGAGGAAAGTCTACAGCTTCATTCATCTGAGCTTTCAAGAGTTTCTCGCTGCTTTCTATGAGTTttattcacatgtgatcaagaGCAAGAAACCACTGGATGAATTCAAATTTTACAGATCTGATAAAGTCTCTCTGGATGATAAAGTCTCTCTGTATGATGAAGACTCTCTGTACACTCTACTAACATCAGCAGTAGATAAATCCCTCAGGAGTAAGAATGGACAGCTGGATCTGTTCCTGCGGTTCCTGCTGGGCGTCTCACTGGAGTCCAATCAGAGACTCTTACAGGATctactgacacacacagagaacagCTCAGAGAGCATCAGGAGAATCACACAGGACATTAAAGAGAAGATCAAAGATCAATATAGAGATCTCTCCACTGAAagatccatcaatctgttcctCTGTCTGCTGGAAGTCAAAGATCAGTCTCTGTCCAGAGAGATTCAGGAGTTTGTGAAATCAGACAAACACTCAGAGAAGTTTCTCTCTCCGTCTCACTGCTCAACAATCTCCTACATGATTCAGATCTCAGAGGAGCCGCTGGATGAGCTGAACACCATGAAATACACCACATCAGTTGAGGGGAGAAGAAGACTGATACCAGCTGTGATCAACTGCAGAAAAGCCCTGTGAGTGTTTAATCATTAACTAAAGTATCATATTTAATCATGAATCTGacacctttaaaataatggttccTAAATGAGAGATTTTCTCCTCAATAACAGGATCTTAAAGGGTCACGACACGCCTCTTTAATTCAGTAGATAGTCACTAAAACGCCTGTTACGGCAGCGGGTAAACACAACCCAGTCACGTGTGAAACTCGTTGGTGAAATCACCACCAGGTGGCGCAAAGGGACAGTCAACACCATTGATCAGTAAAGCTGGAATTGAGACATTTTCACTTGTGAATGaagataaaatgacataaattacTGCTAATattaatagcaataataatatatcattaTGACATTTAATCTTCTGTAATTATTCTTCATAAATGCTTAATGTTCAGCTATTTGACGACTGTTACAGTGAACTATTACAGTGACGGCTGTGCTTGAAGTGTGCTTACTTTTTACTGTATAGCACCAGCCAGtgttttacattattatatatttaaagaggTGTGATTATGCCATAAATAAATGAAACGATAGAGAAGGTGGATTACTGTGAATGGGAATATTATGAGTGATAAAGGTCTAGTTTTCTAACATATATTTACTCTGTTAGCATTGAGACTACattaatgtcaaaataaaatattgaactTACATTTCAACAGGTCACACACGTACATTAATTAGTCACACAtaaaaatatctgccaatgagggaagaaaaataatcttaatttaaacagacaagattatttttcttcccTTTggcaatttttactttttcttttcagaaaacaagactttattataatttttctgaagtaaatgtgtcttgatttaagaatgtttagatactTTTGCACAAAAGTCATACATGTTCAAAACTTGAATATCTCCACCCTCATTGTGACCGTCTATCAGAAACGCTCGGTTTATGATAAATGAcgtctgttttgattggctgattcagtgcttcccacaggtttgaaatatacttgcggtggtagccgggtgaaaaatcctcctattacccacaacacaaaaatggtctactacatgtgacaaacaaataatgtgtgatttttaacagtattttttatttatttaaattaattttaattacatagcatactattacaatttaattacatactaatattatgcattattatgcattgtaaattatgcaaaattacagcatttaaatagtTCTCCTTTTCCtgtgttctccttgctgtcatatagtgtctctctcagtgaatggaacacagattttactagtaaaatttatataatgaataatatatgtgtcaaataatagtcttttctttctgtgggggagactacaataatttaaactataaacAAGCACGAAATACaacgggactcttattttgaaatatctgtactattgcaggctgatccttcagattcttacaatcgtctaaaacattttatataaaggccatgaagtagacattgtaataactcattaacttgagttcattagcaatcgcttggcataaatctgcgcacattgattgagaatcactttgaagcgtTGTTGTGTGGGCttgttcaagttcaagttcaattttatttgtatagcacatttccaACAGCCCCCAGGCtgaccaaagtgctttacagaaGAGCAAGAATATCacacatacataaaaataaaccagaagaaaatagaaaaacacctatttaaaagtttaacatATCACGGTAATCAGTACACtaaggaaaataaaaaagtttttagcaAGGACTTAAAAATAGGCAAAGAAGGGGCCAGCCTAATCTCTAAAGGTAGAGTATTCCAAAGTCGTGGCCCTTTTATTAtacaacagcgcccccttgtgactttgcaaaatgcagcacCCGTAGGAATGTTAGAAGAATTAAACAGTACAACACACATAATGAGCAGGTATGAAACGAATAGTTAAttgatcgcggatggtttcattatcttgggcggatataaaagtataagagggtaaaaataataaaagcaaaaatgtgtctccaaatatacttgggcggccgttattatacctgggcggcccgcccaagtaaagtcaatgtgtgggaagcactgtgaTATCATTGCATCTCTCTTTTCATCTCCTCATTGCTCACCGCTGCTGTTCTGCTTCCAGAAGTGATCAGGAGGAAGTAGAAAAGAGTCATTTTGGCAGCTTGGTTCCATCAAATACTCTTTTTGCAGTGACAAGCAACTTTGCAATGATGGTAAACCCAGGAATAAGCACTAGTTGGCCACTCATTCTAGAGAACTCTAAACTGTGATGTAATTCTCACTGAGTTTTAGGAATAACTCAgtcaaaagaaagaagaaaagccCACATGTCCCAACTCTTTATCGTGTTCATcaaaattaatacaaacaaaacaacagctAGTTCACTGGAGTAATTATACAAACAAAACAGCAAATGATTTACATTAGAATCGCAGGATTATCAGaattattcatgtttttgtcgTGGTCtagtagggctgcatgattatgACAAAGATCATAATTGTTgattattcccttgaaattgtaattgcggTTATTAATTACAATGATCACAATGTACGCtgaatgatgttttgaatagctttatGCCATTATTTGAAGTGACTGCATGCCATATTATATCAAAACAAAcaagctgaaaacactctttctGAAAAACTTTTATTGCTTTTCTATAGTATTAAGCCTCATTGTCAAATATACATTGGTTTAGTTgctttaaataagtaaaaatataaatatgcatgGTATTATGTtgtactaaaactaaaattaaaacaatgggAAAAAATCTTTAAGTTAACTTATGTTATCTTATGTTATCTAACTTAAGTTATCTTACGCACACAGAATAATGTAAGTggactttttttgtaattgctcCTTTGAACGATTATATAATTGTGGCATCCGTAATTGTAATCAGGATATCAAActtgattaattgtgcagccctatggTCTAGAATAGGCAGGCCTATTCTATAGGCGCGTGCCTATATGAGAACTAGGCAGAAAAAGAGggatttacattttaatttcatttattttttggatTAGgtcaatcagaggtgtttaagttagaACTGAAGAGAAACGCCGGTGTTTTGAGCGCTGTGTGGTGTGTGGAGATTTGCTCAGCTTCAATTATTATAACAGAAGTGAGATAAAGTAATATAACAACTTTTTGGTGATTACAGAGGGAGCTCTTTGTGCGTTTTCTGCCATGCCAAATCCCTTATACAGtatgtttatttttctgttcAAATTAACAGTGGTTTGTGAACGTAGACGCTTTCATAACACATGATTTATCAGGAGTGTTTATGCTGGGCTGTGTAGGTTGTGCGACGACAGGTAAAGTGAAACTATTAAAggaaatgtatttaataataataataataataataatgagttttatttatatagcacctttCCAGGACGCTTTACAGTGTACAATCAACAGGGAAGAGATAATACAAGTAGACAATAATGAGAAACAATAATGGACAGGGAAGTATACAGAAAAATAGAGTCAagtacaaaattacaaaacaggacttaaaggcagggtaggtaagaaattttgttccaaatttgtttaaactttctatatatatacatgcataattaaaatgtaagaactctgataaaaagagtataaaaatcgagtgactctagaccgtttaatctgtattaaacacagctcattatttccatccgggacgaaacataggattggcttaggcggctgtcactctctcgcaaccatggcaaccacccttttgccacacatgacctgcccacttgcgcgcgcacgtttgatttggggaatccaagaggcatggatcctaggaataccaaaacaatggcagagaaacagcaagctaaattcacagtatcggcctatgcagttagtgaaggcaaaccaggcaaaaaaaggaagacagtaacagtacaagaaaaggcaatgaacaaaaagtctttggataaacaaagaaataaaacgcgagttaatatcggcgtggctttccagcgatggcgagaactgagggaactcaaggggctgaaaagtgactccttgatggctttatttctgctggacaggtaaatctttctttttgtattttgatcatacatatttttttgtttattttttcatgaagcatgtgtcattagcacacgtagctgcgtaatatagctaacataacattacttagcgagccgtagtagagacgataaataatgatagctatagtgttgaattgtgcataatt encodes the following:
- the LOC125256883 gene encoding NLR family CARD domain-containing protein 3-like isoform X2, with translation MSDSETRKRKRSSSPDPSCVSLKSNQSMPPPTNFSDGQVTSDPRKGSSSPDPSCVSLKSNQSMPPPTNFSDGAVISDPRDDQTGDQDSPQAVDDEVQRVKEQLKTSMKNKYERLFEGLNLQENETLLNRIYTQLYIIEGESEGVNEEHEVLQMEKTARTQHSQDTPIYCNDIFKASPEPGCEEKHQIKTVLTKGIAGIGKTVSVQKFILDWAEGKANQDVDFMFVLPFRELNLIRDHQYSLHRLLLDFHPELQDLDSKIYEECKVVFIFDGLDESRMRLRFSGKKKVSDVTETSSVDVLMSKKVSEVTETSSVGVLMSNLIRGDLLPSALIWITSRPAAANQIPSEYINRLTEIQGFNEPQKEEYFRKRIRDEHQASRIISHIRRARSLHIMCHIPVFCWISSTVLQKLLKEDLSAEIPQTLTEMYIHFLLIQINMRNQKYEERDPKKLLKSNREMIVKLAEVAFNQLMKGNVMFYEEDLIESGIDVTDASVYSGICTEIFKEESVIHQRKVYSFIHLSFQEFLAAFYEFYSHVIKSKKPLDEFKFYRSDKVSLDDKVSLYDEDSLYTLLTSAVDKSLRSKNGQLDLFLRFLLGVSLESNQRLLQDLLTHTENSSESIRRITQDIKEKIKDQYRDLSTERSINLFLCLLEVKDQSLSREIQEFVKSDKHSEKFLSPSHCSTISYMIQISEEPLDELNTMKYTTSVEGRRRLIPAVINCRKAL
- the LOC125256883 gene encoding NLR family CARD domain-containing protein 3-like isoform X1 — its product is MSDSETRKRKRSSSPDPSCVSLKSNQSMPPPTNFSDGQVTSDPRKGSSSPDPSCVSLKSNQSMPPPTNFSDGAVISDPRDDQTGDQDSPQAVDDEVQRVKEQLKTSMKNKYERLFEGLNLQENETLLNRIYTQLYIIEGESEGVNEEHEVLQMEKTARTQHSQDTPIYCNDIFKASPEPGCEEKHQIKTVLTKGIAGIGKTVSVQKFILDWAEGKANQDVDFMFVLPFRELNLIRDHQYSLHRLLLDFHPELQDLDSKIYEECKVVFIFDGLDESRMRLRFSGKKKVSDVTETSSVDVLMSKKVSEVTETSSVGVLMSNLIRGDLLPSALIWITSRPAAANQIPSEYINRLTEIQGFNEPQKEEYFRKRIRDEHQASRIISHIRRARSLHIMCHIPVFCWISSTVLQKLLKEDLSAEIPQTLTEMYIHFLLIQINMRNQKYEERDPKKLLKSNREMIVKLAEVAFNQLMKGNVMFYEEDLIESGIDVTDASVYSGICTEIFKEESVIHQRKVYSFIHLSFQEFLAAFYEFYSHVIKSKKPLDEFKFYRSDKVSLDDKVSLYDEDSLYTLLTSAVDKSLRSKNGQLDLFLRFLLGVSLESNQRLLQDLLTHTENSSESIRRITQDIKEKIKDQYRDLSTERSINLFLCLLEVKDQSLSREIQEFVKSDKHSEKFLSPSHCSTISYMIQISEEPLDELNTMKYTTSVEGRRRLIPAVINCRKALILKGHDTPL
- the LOC125256883 gene encoding NLR family CARD domain-containing protein 3-like isoform X3, coding for MSDSETRKRKRSSSPDPSCVSLKSNQSMPPPTNFSDGQVTSDPRDDQTGDQDSPQAVDDEVQRVKEQLKTSMKNKYERLFEGLNLQENETLLNRIYTQLYIIEGESEGVNEEHEVLQMEKTARTQHSQDTPIYCNDIFKASPEPGCEEKHQIKTVLTKGIAGIGKTVSVQKFILDWAEGKANQDVDFMFVLPFRELNLIRDHQYSLHRLLLDFHPELQDLDSKIYEECKVVFIFDGLDESRMRLRFSGKKKVSDVTETSSVDVLMSKKVSEVTETSSVGVLMSNLIRGDLLPSALIWITSRPAAANQIPSEYINRLTEIQGFNEPQKEEYFRKRIRDEHQASRIISHIRRARSLHIMCHIPVFCWISSTVLQKLLKEDLSAEIPQTLTEMYIHFLLIQINMRNQKYEERDPKKLLKSNREMIVKLAEVAFNQLMKGNVMFYEEDLIESGIDVTDASVYSGICTEIFKEESVIHQRKVYSFIHLSFQEFLAAFYEFYSHVIKSKKPLDEFKFYRSDKVSLDDKVSLYDEDSLYTLLTSAVDKSLRSKNGQLDLFLRFLLGVSLESNQRLLQDLLTHTENSSESIRRITQDIKEKIKDQYRDLSTERSINLFLCLLEVKDQSLSREIQEFVKSDKHSEKFLSPSHCSTISYMIQISEEPLDELNTMKYTTSVEGRRRLIPAVINCRKALILKGHDTPL